The following are encoded together in the Limanda limanda chromosome 12, fLimLim1.1, whole genome shotgun sequence genome:
- the LOC133015097 gene encoding LOW QUALITY PROTEIN: ankyrin repeat domain-containing protein 34C (The sequence of the model RefSeq protein was modified relative to this genomic sequence to represent the inferred CDS: substituted 1 base at 1 genomic stop codon) has protein sequence MADPLFDCSPLISAAASGKLRLVRLLVDGGAQVNGRCPQGETALLAACKALRGEPAGPETVKLLSYLLHNKANPNVQDRAGRTALMYACMERAGAAVASTLLSAGADPSMEDYSGASALVYAINAQHQPTLEVLMDACRARGRDIIIITTEVGVSGGQVTRRYLNIPPSPNSSPVSCMSPSDIVLKTSSPSSPEGDNIFNFTKSSXSGSSSSSRRPSCELSPLSRSDTPRHRVLSEPWLAIHNLACLNRAYEEGTRERSRQEEEGREDLGRGGGGSEDERREDEDEESHFHQVRVEERRVSLVHRGDDRHGGETFHRGCEDFPLRVSQPGPPLTEASSSQATMSRLISKRSLTPTGSALDHLTHRSSVTKLPVCPSPHSHLRRNTLPSVTVVPPPLHLPPLVHQSDSHLQVPSRSTLAKSRSMVFLPHPPSTPSSSSGAPGRRTLLPPLPLSLSLTSLVAPAASCCGERSRRSLRRHSVQLDQITGDRTNHMGLHD, from the exons ATGGCGGACCCCCTGTTCGACTGCAGCCCCCTCATCAGTGCAGCAGCCTCAGGTAAGCTCCGGCTGGTGCGCCTGCTGGTGGATGGGGGGGCTCAGGTCAACGGGCGCTGCCCCCAAGGAGAGACGGCGCTGCTGGCTGCGTGTAAGGCCCTGAGAGGAGAGCCGGCCGGGCCCGAGACAGTGAAGCTCCTCTCATACCTGCTCCACAACAAG gcaAATCCTAACGTACAGGACCGTGCCGGCCGCACCGCTCTGATGTACGCCTGCATGGAGCGAGCGGGAGCTGCGGTGGCTTCCACCCTGCTGTCTGCAGGAGCCGACCCCAGCATGGAGGACTACTCCGGAGCCTCAGCTCTGGTGTACGCCATCAACGCTCAGCACCAACCCACGCTGGAG GTGCTGATGGACGCCTGTCGGGCCAGGGGtcgtgacatcatcatcatcaccacagaGGTCGGTGTGAGCGGAGGCCAAGTGACCAGACGTTACCTGAacatccccccctcccccaacaGCTCACCGGTGTCCTGCATGTCCCCGTCCGACATCGTCCTAAAGACGAGCTCGCCCAGCTCACCTGAGGGAGACAACATCTTCAACTTCA ccaaatcatcttgatc aggaagcagcagcagcagcagacgtcCCTCCTGCGAGCTGAGTCCACTGAGCCGCTCTGACACTCCCAGACACAGAGTGTTATCTGAACCATGGCTGGCCATTCACAACCTGGCCTGTCTGAACAGAGCTTATGAGGAGGGCACGAGGGAGAGGAGccggcaggaggaggaaggcagaGAGGATTTAGgacgagggggaggagggagcgaagatgagagaagagaggatgaggatgaggagtcACATTTCCATCAGGTCAGGGTGGAAGAAAGGAGGGTGAGCCTGGTTCACAGAGGGGATGACAGACATGGAGGAGAGACTTTCCACAGGGGCTGTGAGGATTTCCCTCTGAGGGTCTCTCAGCCCGGGCCCCCCCTCACAGAGGCGAGCTCCTCTCAGGCAACCATGAGCCGACTGATCTCCAAGAGGAGTCTGACTCCAACAGGGTCAGCGCTGGATCACCTGACCCATAGGAGTTCTGTCACTAAGCTTCCTGTCTGCCCATCACCTCACTCCCACCTCCGCAGGAACACCCTCCCCTCCGTCACGGTGGTCCCGCCTCCCCTTCACCTCCCGCCCTTGGTCCACCAATCAGACTCTCACCTGCAGGTGCCGAGCCGGAGCACCCTCGCTAAAAGCAGGAGCATGGTGTTTCTCCCTCATCCGCCCTCcacaccctcctcttcatcaggagCACCTGGGAGACGAACACTCCTCCCTccgctccccctctccctctctctcacctccctgGTGGCTCCTGCGGCCTCCTGCTGtggtgagaggagcaggaggtcaCTGCGTCGTCACTCGGTGCAGCTCGACCAGATCACAGGAGACAGGACCAACCACATGGGCCTTCACGACTGA